Below is a genomic region from Medicago truncatula cultivar Jemalong A17 chromosome 3, MtrunA17r5.0-ANR, whole genome shotgun sequence.
AATGATCCTAGTTTAGAATTTGGAAACAAGATTCGGCAGCTCTTCATACCTGAGTTCCGGCAAGCTTGTTGTCCCAACTGAACCAGGTTGGGCTTCCAAATTGAGCATAGTCTTCTCCATTTTGGCCAGTCACATACTGAAGGTACGAATCATCACCTGTGGCGTGGTAGAGCCAGGTAGCTGCCCACAAAAGCTCATCTCCATATCCAGTTGAGTTATAATATGTCGCAACTTCAGGTATATTCTCACTGTAAATTCCTCTATGCTTGTCCGCAAAAGTAAATAACTGTTTTGCATGCTTGAGGAGAGTGCTTGAATATGTAGCATCTGACTTTTTGAAGACCAAAGATGCTGATGCCATTGCTGCTGCAGTTTCAGCTGCAACATCTGATCCGGGACAGGATACGTTCACTTGTAAGAGGGGTCGTTCCTCAGTAATTAACTCAGGTCTATTCCAACACTTGTGATCTGCAACAGGATCACCAACCTGCCACATCGATTTTGATAAATGAAACTAGATAGaaacaaattttagaaaaacatcaatgttgttatattttacaTTTGATCAACTGTCAACTTAACAGTTTGTGTTTTCAGACCTAACCTGAATATACAGAACATTCTCCGAAGGATGAGCATTGACGAGAAAATCAGTGATCCACCTGAGAGAATCTTGCGCTGGTTCCAATTGGCCAACAGCATCCATTTGATCTCCATATTCTAGAATTGCCCACGATAGCACCGAGGCAGTAAAAGCCATAGGAAAACCAAACTTCATGTGATCCCCGGCATCATACATTCCTTTTGTTAGATCTAAATCTGCTTGCTTTCCATCCTTAAGAGCCGAATCCCCTCTCcaacttattttgttgttctcTAATTTGCCAGCTGCATCACATGAATAACAAACATGACCGTTAACCCAACTGGAATGTGCAACAGCACTAACATGCTAAAACAATGttttcaaaaccaaatcaaatcacATGCTACAGTTCAAATACTATGGTGGGTTATTTGGGCGGCTCAATCGTGGTTTCATCGCAGTTTGGCGGTTGAACCATGATCCAGAGATCTTGCCGATTCAATAACCAGTTCTGTTTTAGAACATTAAGCGAAAAATaatcaatgcaataataataaataactatCTAATATCTTCCTACAATAAATCAAACACATtgtgaaaaggaagaaaaaggtaaaagaaaatgaaaaaaaggaatATTACATTTTTGCACGTCGAAGAATTGCATTGCAGTTTTGAGAGCAGAAGCATATTTTTGATCAATAGCACCAGGAGGACCGGGAACCGGTTCGGGTTTATCGGAATTCGAGTTATCGATTTTCTTCTTAACGGCATAAACAATAGCACCAACAACAAGAGCTAGAATGACAAACGCAATAAACCAACCACAGCATCCTCCTTTTGATTTCGATTTTTCTCTCATTATGCAAAAAAAGCGAAAATCACAAATGCAGAAAACAGAGTTTGGGGTTTTggatctagttttttttttgttgttgtgtgtatataataaaatcaaaccCCAAACAAATACATTGCTAACTCAATGTAGCTAGCAACTTACTAAATAGGAAATGTGTTGTTACAGCTGAAAGACAACGATAATGTCTGTATTTGGAAATAGGTTTTGTTTTCAATGCAGTTTCAGATCGATGGAAAATTGTTTGAAATCGTTAAACGGAAAAAACAGCACCAACCAACAACCTAGCTAGTATACTCTGTGTTGTGTTGGAGGAAAATGGATATGGATCTAACCCGACCCGGTTGCGGCGAGAAATGGAGTGGAAAATGGTAACGATAGATATCGCGGGAGAATATCTCTGCCTAGATTTAGAAGTAGGTATGTATTACTGCATGTAGAATCACGGAAATACCCTTTATGAAGTTGGATAGGTTGTGTTTTGTCGGTGGATTTTGAGGGGTATAATGATAAAAGAAGGGAGTCAAAAGATTGACTGATGCTAGCTTCGTCGGTGGGATTGTTAATGATTTGGACCTTTGATTTGCTGGCTGTTGAGAAAAGGAGGGGTTGAGTGAAAATGACCTTTCATCTTAAACAACTACCAAAACTCTTAAGTCTTAACCATTTGTTTTACTTTAGCTTTAATTAAACTTTTCATGTGTTTATTTGTGGGTGTCCCTGATGGGGTGCGGTTATCATGCATAAGGAAttcttatgcaccctgcataaatccttCTGTGAGTTGGATTCAAAAActattttgctgtggaaatggtttttgtgagttgaactccaaaaccattttgctgtggaaatggtttctgtgagttgtactccaaaaccattagatgtatttAATGCTAAAAACGAATTTGAACTTATTTTGTTAAGAAAAGCAAAGATTCACTCTAGATCTAAACATTTAACTTCGAAAATTCTTTGATAAAAAGACGAAGAGAGAAAGCAAACGAACTTACTACCTCTTTTGATGCTCAATCCTGATCTGCACGtcttcgttgttgttgttgagcttCGATTGCGTTCGAAAACGAACAGTTGCTTGCCAGCCTCGTTCGTGTTGATTTCCTTCGATCTGGTTCAGATCGAGCTTCATTTCTTTTGCATTGGATGAGTTCACTGCAAAATTAGTGTGGAGAAAGGAAGAAAGTTGTCGGATCGGTGAAACATATCCcaaatctgatggttgtgaagtgtttatgcatgGTGCATAAAGAAATGACTTATGCATAATAACTTTGCCCAGCCTTATGCACcatgcataaacacttcacaaccatcagatttgGGATATGTTTCACCGATCCGGcaactttcttcttttctcCACACTAATTTTGCAGTGAACTCATCCAATGCAAAAGAAATGAAGCTCGATCTGAACCGGATCGGAGGAAATCAACACGAACGAGGCTGGCAACCAACTGTTCGTTTTCGAACGCAATCGaagctcaacaacaacaacgaagaCGTGCAGATCAGGATTGAGCATCAAAAGAGGTAGTAAGTTCGTTTGCTTTCTCTCTTCGTCTTTTTGTCAAAGAATTTTCAAAGTTAAATGTTTAGATCTAGAGTGAATCTTTGCTTTTCTTAACAAAATAAGTTCAGATTCGTTTTTagcattaagtacatctaatggttttggagtacaactcacagaaaccatttccacagcaaaatggttttggagttcaactcacaaaaaccatttccacagcaaaatagTTTTGGAGTCTAACTCACAGaaggatttatgcagggtgcataaggattccTTATGCATGATAACCGCACCCTAAAATAAGGTGGACGGATTGGATGAATTCTGTagtggatggattggatggatatGGATCTCATGGATCATATTGCCACCCCTAGTTTTTAACACCTCAAGTACTGGATCTTAAGTTATCAAATGTCCATTGGAGAACCACCTTGGTTTTCAGCCCCACCTTGCTCTGCAGCAGAACCCTGATCTGTAGCAGAATCCCGATCAGCTGCTGGCTTAGGTTCAGCAGGTGCACTTTCCTCCTCCCTCACAATCTCAAAAGTATCGATCAACTGTTGAACGGTTTCCTGATCCAAAATGTGGAATGGTTCACCAACCCCAACCACAACAATGGTGCATACGGAGCTCCTGAGCTTTTCTCCTTGCAAGGATTCCCTAGTTGCAATGAGTGCATCTTTGATCAGATCTTCCCGCGATGAGGCTGTGAAGTTGTTAAACTTGCATTCCAAATATGTCATTGCAGCTTGTGAACGCGAACCGATTGCAAAAGCCTGATATTCAAAATAGTTTCCGCTTGGACAGTTGTAATAGAGGTGAGCCCCTGATTCATCTAATCCACCTACCAGAAGACCAACTCCATAAGGACGCTTCCATGATCGCTGAGTGCAAATCTGCAACTCAAAAATGCATCATAAATACTGATGAGAAAGAGAGCTTTCAGTTCTAATAAATTTGCAGATAATCCTTTCTTTTCTATGCAATTCCGCATATACAAACACAAACTTTGCCTCCCATACCCACCCCATCCAACTTTCAattaacaaaacacaattttaaCCACATATAGTAAAGCAGACCAGGCTGATTAACCAACCCAATGTTTTAGTTTATTGTAACAGATCAGGTTCACATGAGgtttaagaaacaaaagaaagagggGGTACTGAAAGATCATTAAACCCAGTAAAAAGATCcaagataaaaacaaattttttattttcgtgATTGGCTCAAATCAAAAGAATAACTAAACCCTATTCAACCAGTTCTTTTACAAGCAAGTTATATTGAATCAATAGAATTAATATTCTCTGTTCTACTTCACACCATAAAACAGCCGTCTCATTGTAAATTTACACGAGAgaataactaaaaaaacaatgaGATGTATAACATAACTTGAAGTTTTAAACATAAATATTAGCACCCTTCAGGATTTCTCTCAGCACCTAAATATTGCTATGAGCTGTTGAAATTTTACAAGAAATTGAACCAAAGGCCTCTCTCACAATAATATAGACAAAgccaatataaatattagcaCACTACAATGCTCAGTAAATCAtgtaccaaaataaaattcCCTACTCTAAACCTTGAAAGAGTAGATGTTCCAAATGCAGTAAAGAATGAAATTATATACTCAATTACGCAGTCATTTAAGGACTTACTTACAAAGCCTCCACAGAGAATTAAAGAGAGACATCAAAGTTCACTTTCCCATAACTATGAGGTCCATCACTAGAACATCCAAAATGGGCCGAAACCAAGCAGAACACACTACACAGCATTCATTAAGATGCATGAATTGATCCCAATTTGAATAACTACCCCATAGCCTTACTCCATCATATGAATTACAAAATATCTTAATCAGCAAACAGTCCCACTATCAATCCAACTTTTACACTATCAAAATTTagaacaaataacatataaaattaagagaagaaagaaaggatACTTCACAACAGGATAATAACATTATCTCACTACTGCCATATTAAGTAAACAACAGCTCGATGCTCAAAAGTCATGTGTTTCATATTTAGAATAAGTTTGGACAAACTTCTCCACAAACAAGGACATACTTCTAGACCGTACAAGTTTGATGAGATTCTGCAActcaattctttaaaaaagtctCTAGTTTATCGTCTTCAGGAACAGTTACAAGGACAATGTTGCAAGTGAAGTTAATAAACTTTTTAAATCGAGAAGCTCTCTTAAGCTAGTCCAAACTTGTCTTTCA
It encodes:
- the LOC11439887 gene encoding endoglucanase 2; translation: MREKSKSKGGCCGWFIAFVILALVVGAIVYAVKKKIDNSNSDKPEPVPGPPGAIDQKYASALKTAMQFFDVQKSGKLENNKISWRGDSALKDGKQADLDLTKGMYDAGDHMKFGFPMAFTASVLSWAILEYGDQMDAVGQLEPAQDSLRWITDFLVNAHPSENVLYIQVGDPVADHKCWNRPELITEERPLLQVNVSCPGSDVAAETAAAMASASLVFKKSDATYSSTLLKHAKQLFTFADKHRGIYSENIPEVATYYNSTGYGDELLWAATWLYHATGDDSYLQYVTGQNGEDYAQFGSPTWFSWDNKLAGTQVLLSRVSFFKAKGLSSSFGSGLQNYRKSAEAVMCGLLPDSPTATKSRTDNGLIWVSEWNALQHPVASAFLASVYSDYMLTTQTPNIKCDSDSFKPSDLRDFARSQADYVLGKNPQHMSFLVGYGKNFPQFVHHRGASIPANAKTGCKDGWQWLDSSDPNPNVATGALVGGPFLNETYIDSRNNSMQGEPSTYNSAVIVGLLSSLVTTSSALQSFS
- the LOC11428880 gene encoding proteasome subunit alpha type-1-B, producing the protein MTYLECKFNNFTASSREDLIKDALIATRESLQGEKLRSSVCTIVVVGVGEPFHILDQETVQQLIDTFEIVREEESAPAEPKPAADRDSATDQGSAAEQGGAENQGGSPMDI